One genomic segment of Impatiens glandulifera chromosome 6, dImpGla2.1, whole genome shotgun sequence includes these proteins:
- the LOC124942872 gene encoding cytochrome P450 94B3-like, giving the protein MEIGFTIKALTLLVIAFTLYIYSTFFQRKRKHPNQNPGFSSYPLLGTLPEFLINRHRFLDWSTEVLLRCPTQTAVFYRHTKIHGVLTANPLNVEYMLKTKFDNFPKGSRFIAFLQDLLGHGIFNSDGNHWLTQRKTASYEFNTRSLRNFVMETVMGEIRTRLIPLLEEAAEKNRTLDLQNILERFAFDNICTVAFNVDPGCLSGYGTTDNKFMEAFEDAVTLSAGRFFSITPLFVNIKKVLNIGTERKLKESISIVHEFADKIIKLRIENLKNEEQEEERHDLLSRFMAIQDSPEYLRDIIINFILAGRDTTSSALSWFFWLLSSNQTVENQILNEIKSIRFRFGKTVGESFNLDELREMNYIHASISEAMRLYPPVPYDTKSCLKDDVMPDGTFVGKDWFVTYHTFAMGRMREIWGEDCCDYKPERWIDEITGSYKPENPFKFPVFHAGPRMCLGREMAYIQMKSIVAMVLERFHVDVLESTTCPEMLTTMTLRMKNGLPFKVRVRNHVNE; this is encoded by the exons ATGGAAATCGGATTCACAATCAAAGCTCTAACCCTTTTGGTGATTGCCTTCACTCTTTACATTTACTCAACTTTCTtccaaaggaaaagaaaacatcCAAATCAAAACCCAGGTTTCAGTTCCTACCCACTCCTAGGAACCTTGCCAGAATTCCTCATTAACCGACATCGATTTCTCGATTGGAGCACCGAAGTTCTCCTTCGCTGCCCAACCCAAACGGCAGTTTTTTACCGACATACAAAAATCCATGGTGTCCTCACAGCCAATCCTCTCAACGTTGAGTACATGCTCAAAACCAAATTCGATAACTTTCCTAAAGGCTCCCGATTCATCGCCTTTCTTCAAGATCTCCTTGGCCACGGTATTTTCAACTCCGACGGCAATCACTGGTTAACTCAGAGAAAAACAGCTAGCTATGAGTTCAACACCAG GTCACTTCGCAATTTTGTTATGGAAACCGTCATGGGTGAGATAAGAACTCGATTGATTCCCCTCCTTGAAGAAGCTGCGGAAAAGAATCGAACTTTGGATTTACAGAATATCTTGGAAAGATTCGCCTTTGATAATATCTGCACGGTGGCTTTCAATGTTGATCCGGGTTGTCTCTCTGGCTATGGAACAACCGATAATAAGTTCATGGAAGCCTTCGAAGACGCCGTAACTTTGAGCGCCGGGAGATTCTTCTCTATTACACCTTTATTCGTTAATATTAAGAAAGTTCTAAACATCGGAACAGAACGTAAGCTCAAAGAATCAATCTCCATTGTCCATGAATTTGCAGACAAGATAATAAAACTAAGAATAGAGAATCTCAAAAACGAAGAGCAAGAAGAAGAACGCCACGATCTATTGTCGCGTTTTATGGCGATTCAAGACTCTCCGGAGTATCTCCGGGACATCATAATCAACTTCATATTAGCAGGAAGAGATACGACATCGTCTGCTTTAAGTTGGTTCTTTTGGCTGCTATCATCAAACCAAACCGTGGAGAATCAAATACTTAACGAGATCAAATCAATAAGGTTTCGATTTGGGAAAACTGTCGGAGAAAGTTTCAATCTTGACGAGTTAAGAGAGATGAATTACATCCATGCTTCAATTTCGGAGGCAATGAGACTATACCCACCAGTACCATATGACACAAAAAGTTGCCTGAAAGATGACGTCATGCCGGACGGAACGTTTGTCGGAAAAGATTGGTTCGTGACGTATCATACATTTGCGATGGGAAGGATGAGAGAGATTTGGGGAGAAGATTGTTGTGATTATAAACCGGAGAGGTGGATTGATGAAATAACCGGTTCGTATAAACCGGAGAATCCTTTCAAGTTTCCGGTTTTTCATGCCGGTCCGAGAATGTGTCTAGGTAGGGAAATGGCTTATATTCAAATGAAGTCAATTGTTGCTATGGTGTTAGAGAGGTTCCACGTGGATGTTCTGGAGAGCACCACGTGTCCGGAGATGTTAACAACTATGACACTTAGAATGAAGAATGGTCTTCCATTTAAGGTGAGGGTAAGGAATCATGTGAACGAGTAA